Part of the Spinacia oleracea cultivar Varoflay chromosome 5, BTI_SOV_V1, whole genome shotgun sequence genome, CTCGCAGAGGGTTCCAAGCTAACCTGCGCCACTTGTATGATGAACACTTGCCCCAAATCCTCATCCTGACTGAAACCAAAACTAGCCCAAAACACACTAAGCGCCTTATGAAGAAGACCCCTTTTGAGAACTATGTACTGGCTGAACCGTATGGGCTCTCTGACGGAATAATAGTTATGTGGAACCCCCATTTCATCAATTTCCATATGATTTGGAAGGATCTCCATGCTATTCATGGCGTTGTGGAGGTAAACACTTCTAACCCTTTTCAGTTTTTACTTTCAGCAATTTATGCTATTACAAAGTTTAAAAGTAGAGTAGAATCATGGCATGAATTAATAGATATGTCCAAACATGTTTCTGTGCCTTGGGTTGTAATGGGAGATTTTAATGAAATCACTTGCCAATCGGACAAACTTGGGGGAAATAGAATAAAACAGTACAGAGCTGATAGGTTTGTAGATGCAGTGAATGAATGTGGCTTGCTAGATGATGGTAGTGTAGGAAGTAGATTTACATGGTTCAACAACCAAAAAGACAATCCCATTTATCAAAAACTAGATAGGGCTTGGTTAAATAGGCATTGGCTAAACCTGTTTCCTAACACCACTGTTCATAACCTCCCAGAGGAACGTCAGACCATAATCCAATTAAACTCATGACTGATCACAAAGATGAAAGGGTTACCTATACCCACCCTTTGTTTAAACTGGAACCAGTATGGTATGCTGAACCAGGATTTATTGACATGGTTAATGAAAACCTGAATACTGATTGCTCTAGCCTTGTTCCTAAACTAAGTAATATTTCTAAAAAGATGTCTTCTTGGGCAAAGCAAAACATAGGGAATTTCCAAAAAAATGGGAGAACTCTGTCTGCTAGGTTAAAAGGGATCCAAAAGGCCCTTGAAACTAGACCAACCAGTAGGCATCTACTGGAATTAAATGAGGAACTCTCCAAGGAGTTGAGCCTAATTTATGAACAGCAAGAAGCCTTCTGGATGGCCAGGGCAAGGTCTAATTGGATTAAGAGTGGGGATGCTAACACTGGATTCTTTCATAAGTCAGTAATTATAAGGAGGAGAAGGAATAAGATATCTAAACTTAATTCTGATGTTGGTATGAGTGTTGAAGGACCTGACTTAGTTCCCCACATTGTCTCCTATTTTACTAAACTCTTCACCTCTGAAAGCACTATTTCCCCATGTGAGGACCACCACTACACAAATGAAATTAGCATAGACCACCCAACCTCCATTGAGGAAGTAAGAAGAGCAGTTTTCCAATTAGGAGCCCTGAAAGCACCAGGTAAAGATGGCCTCCATGCCTTCTTTTATCAACAACATTGGGGAAATCTTTGGCAAGACACCTATAACTTTGTAGATAGCATCCTCCAGAATAGGTTCTTCCCCAATTCAGTGAATGATACCACCATCTCCATTATCCCTAAGTCTGAGCATCCAGAAACAATCAAACAATTCAGACCCATCAGCCTTTGTAATGTCAACTACAAGATTGTTTCCAAAGTCTTAGTGAATAGAATCAGACCTCACCTTGGTGATCTAATCTCTCCCAATCAGAATAGTTTCCTCCCAGGGAGAGGTTGTGAGATAAACTACATAGATGCCTCTGAAATTCTACACTCCATGAAAACCAGGAAAGGCAAATTTGGGTGGTTTGTTTTTAAGATTGATCTAGAAAAGGCCTATGATAGATTGGAGTGGAATTTCATTAGGTTCTGTCTAGCAAGAAAAGGGTTCAGCAAAAACTCCTGTGACCTGATCATGAACTGTATAGCCTCCCCATCCACATCCATCATTGTTAATGGTCAACCATCCCCTAGCTTTAAAACATCCAGAGGTATTAGACAAGGAGACCCTTTATCCCCATACATCTTCATCCTTTGCATGGAATACCTTGCTGACCTCATCACAGAATCAGCAACAAAAGGGGACTGGAAACCCTTCTGCGTTAGGAGGAATGGCATTCCAATAACTCATCTCATGTTTGCTGATGACCTCATTCTTTTTGGGGACACATCTAacaaaactcttcaaagcatAAGAAATGTACTTGGGAATTTTTGGGAGGTTTCTGGCCAAAAGATGAACAATGCAAAGAGTAAAATGTATTTCTCAAAGCATACACCTCAAGAACAAAAGGATCTGTTCTGTTCAGCCCTAGAAGTCCAGCCTAGCCCAGACCTAGGTACTTACCTTGGATTCCCTTTGACTGATAAGAGGCCAACAAAGAACCAAACTGAGTATGTCTGTAGAAATATCAAAAGTAAGTTGGCCTCATGGAAAGCAAAGTGCCTGAGCAAAGCTGGAAGACTAGTCCTCATTAAGGCCTCCCTCACTGCCATAGCCAATTACTCCATGCAAGTCCTTTATCTCCCCAAGAAAACCCTGAAAACAATTGACCAAATATGTGCAAAATTCTTGTGGGATTATGAACCTCAAACACAGAAAACTCACCTAGTAGCTTGGCTAAAATCCTGTGGGGATATGAAATTAGGGGAGCTAAGTATCAGATCAGCAATTATTATGAACCAAGTTTTAATGGCCAAACTCTGCTGGAAATTTGACACAACCACAAACCTGGCCAGTAAGCTTGTGAAGGATAAGTACATTGAGAATAGACCCTACCCCACTCCCTTCCACAAGGGTTCTCATATCTGGCAGAATGTAGGGAATGGGTGGGATCTATACCAAAAGTTTTCTGCTTGGTACATTGGGGATGGGGATAATATTAACCTTTGGCATGATAATTGGACAGGAAAAGGTCCCCTTAGATCTCTAGTGGCTGGCCCAATGAATACAGGTGAGGAACATAAAAAACTCAGTAGTATTATAAGTAATGGGAAGTGGAACATCAAGTATCTTTCCTTCATCCTCCCTGCTGACCTAGTCCTATGGATTCAAGCCATCCCTCTACCCCAGTTTGGAAGAGATGGCCCCTACTGCTCCCTTACCTTAGGCTTAAAGTTTGACTCAAAAACTGCATATAACACCATCTGGAGGAACCTCTTCCCTGAACTGTTACCAAATGACAAATGGAGTTATATCTGGAAAGCTAGATGCCCACCCAGGATACAATTCTTTCTCTGGCTCATCCTATGGAAAAGGCTCCCAACAGCTTTCCATTTAGCCAGCAGACACATCATCCCTAACCCTCACTACATCTTTTGCCCCACTGCCCAGGAAGACATGGCACATATTTTCTTACATTGCCCTAGAGCTCAGGAATTCTTGAGTGAAGTTGCTTTTAAACCAATGATTAACCATGTCAATGTTGATTTTGAATACTGGtttcttgaaaacttaaaaAACAACAGTACTGATCCAAATCCTAACACACCCCTCCCCCAAACTCTGTTTGCTTTTTGTTTGTGGAGGATATGGATCAGGAGAAACATGTGGGCTTttcaaaaggaaaataaaaacatCACCCCCTGGTGTCAGCAAACCATGTGGCTCTCAAATGAGTTTGAACAGTCCCAGAACACCCAAGTTAATCAACCCAAGCCAATGCATATAGAACCCAAACCCCAATCTCAGTTTTTTATAAAATGTGATGCCACCTTTTGCAGTACCACACTCTTTGCTTCCTATGCTATTGTATGCAGGGACCCAAACCACATGTTATAGCAGGTGTAGCTGGTACCTTCACAACAAACTCAGCAAAGACTGCAGAAGCACAAGAAATCCTTCTTGCAGTCTCCTGGAGTGTCAACAACAACTGGGAAAACACAACAATCTACTCAGATTGTAAAGCTGCAGTAGAAGAGTTAAATGATGACCAAGCACCAACTACAAACCTCACTAACTTGTATGGAAAATGCAGGGCATTGCAAAAAAGCCACGGGAGCCTATGTGTGAAGTTCCAAAGAAGAGAGCAACTCTTGGAGGTGGACTACGTGGCAAAGAAGGCCAAGGCCCGGTTGAGTCTGTTGGATCAAGGCGTTAAAATTTCCCCCCCACCCATTTTAGCTAATGATATCTCTAGTAACAATGAAACTTATTTTTTGGGAGCATGCTTGCTTCATAATTATGCCATAAGTGGCTGTATTTTTGCCTCCGAAAGGAGTGGGGCGTCATGAACAAACCGTTACAACCTTTTGATGTTTATATTTGAATGAAGTGACTCGtttttaaccaaaaaaaaaaacatatcctAAATGTGGCACGAGCTTTACGTTTTCAAGCCAATCTTCCTATCACTTTTTGGGGTGAATGCGCTATAACGGCGACATACATTATTAATCGAACTCCTACACCTATGTTACAAAACAAATCTCCCTATGACATTTTATTTGGAAATTCACCAAATTACTCTCTTATGCGTGTCTTAGGGTGTTTATATTATGCAAATAATCGACCTAGGGTGAAGGACAAATTTGGTCCAAGATCACGAAAATGTGCTTTTGTGGGGTATCCGTTTGGTCAAAAAGGTTGGAGGTTATACGACATAGAGAATAAAGTGTATTTTCTATAGGGATGTATTATTTGTAGAAGATAAATTCCAGTGTAACTTATTTATTAACTATTGTGGTTAAGAGTATAatgtatttgttttgaaaattttatatgaaaaaaaaaaaaaattgctattttgttttaatagcttactacgtatattatagaaacaataatatcaaaaaaactgtgattttttttcattcctaacatatatgttcttcaaatcagtaataatatatattttttttatccttgtcgtaatacatgaaatcatattttttttcttcatatatatttctattatattaaatagaaggaaagaataagaaaaaaaaatctttaaattagatattttaaaagattcttaaattaaaaaaaaaattaaaaaaaattatcaaggACCTCACTAGgacgtgacacgtgtcattcttgGTGTGTCTTTTAGCATATAGTAATATAGTAataatagatagatagattagGACAGTTTCCATCTAAAATCTAAACCACCATGTACGAAAAGAATTTAGGTACAAAGAAGAATATGGACTCAATAAGTAGATTTATGTTAATTTTTAATTTGTGCATACCATGTTTGTCAATCCTGCATACGCCACTGGCACTAAAAAACATATAATCTAAAACATCAATATGAAATTCTTCATCTAATTTACTATAGTATGAACCCCATGTATCCGCTTCTTTGATATGGCCGTGCTTCAACCATGATCGACTTTTGACGACTCAACATCTTTAATGTTTGATGTTAGCAAATTGAAATATGATATCCATCTTGACGTTTTTTATTTTCAACCAATTATTTCCTTTCCTTATACACATAGTTCTACGAAATAACTAAGAAAAAAAATTCCTCGAAGGAAAATAAAAACCCTGTCTTTCAAGAGAGAAAAGTTCCTCACACAAGGAGGAAGTGTTATTATAAcctaaaaacaaacaaattaaagGAATATATAAACCAACAAAATAACAAAGTTTGGAGCTTTTCAACAATAAAAACCGATAAAAGCCCCTTCATAAACAGCTATAAACCGCTATAAGAAGTTAGGgtttgagagagaaaaggaggaaggaggagcggaataaattctaattaaattgttttaataagTCAAGAAAAGTGAAAATGGGTAATAAGTTGTTTtaataagttaaaaaaaaaaagtaaaaatgggTTGAATAAAACTCACCTTTAATACAAACGGATAgagtatataaataaataaacaatatataattatagttactattaagAGTAGGTGCATGTATCATCAATCATCAAATGAGATAATTATGTAATTACTCCAATAATTGATTAGATCTACACGTGAAACCACAAGGTATATGAGCAATGgagattatttatttatttgctcTGTACATATGATATGATAGCTCAATAATGCATTATGATTTACTTCGTATTTGTGAAGGAAGGATGGAGGAATATAATGTACGTAGTATGCTATAAATAGAGACAATATCATACGAATTTTCTTACCAAAATCTAAAATCTAAACCTTTCTCTTCATTGTAATTCTAATAAAAAACTGTCCAACATGTTCAATTACTTCAAGCTTGTTCTTCTCCTAGCTTTCATGCTTGCTTCTTCAGGTTTCTTCTTAATTAATGACTTCAAATTATTCTCATTAATTTGTTACGACCTAACGTAAAATATTGTCTATCCATCGGGTAAATAACCCATATCTAATTAGAAAAGTGGCAATGGAATCCAAATCAACTttaataattatgttttttaatTAATGGTCTATTAGTAGTAAGGTATGAGGTTATTTACCTATTGGATAGACGTAACATTTGTCCCAATTTTACATATAGGAATTGTTATTTTCTTAGATCGATTAATTTAAAACAGTAATACACGAAAACTAAATAAATGCTTATGATATACTAGTAATTAACTTGGTGGtggcaattaaaaataattaaggctATTGGCTTTATCTATGATGTATTTGTCTTTTATGGATGTTCTTTCTAGTGTTTTTTCAATTTTACAGGTTAAAAGGGCATGTAATATTTTGACGTATCTAGTGGCAAGATGGAAACTCAATTGGATTGTAATGTTTTCACACAAAAATTGGGTTGTAATGTTTTCACACAAAAATTGGGTTGTAAATTGTAATGAGTATGTTTGTCTTGATTTGTTCCCCCAAAGTTTAACAACCTTGACGGAACTTGATTTATCTTAATAATATAGCTTCGTCCTTTTACctcaaaaaaatatacttatatATGCCACCCTTACTACtgtaggtaagcaattaattcATTTTTAAAGTTCGAATTGATTTTGGATCGGAATGCATGATAAATTCACATGTCGACCAATATAATTTAATCAATGTATGTTTTAgcataatattttcattttccttaatttatttggtTTTAGTTATCAAAGGGGGTTATACTTGCTTAATTCccctctttgtttttttttaagatGTAACACTTATATATTTTTACTACTTTCATAAAAGAAAATTTATTGTTGGTGATTCATAGTTCAGTAAAAACATAAAGACGTAAGTTTTTATCAGATTCGTCTCAACGTTACAATGTACATGGCAatgattattttttcttttctttctcctcGTTCATGAAAAAAATTGTAATTAAGAAATGTACGTGATTTATTTGCAGGTCCTACGAATGCAAAGATGATCCAGTTAGCAGGAAGTAGCAGCACAGAGAAAGAGGCGGCAACACTAACACAGGAGCTAATAGAGGCACAACTGAAATCAGTGGCGGCTTCATATGAAAAAGCTAAAATGGCTGAGTTTGAGTTTCTCCAAAAGATGGTGGAGTTAAGACAACCGAGGACGACATCTAATGATGGCGTTCGTGGTGGCGCTCTAAAATGTGATGCAGCAGGAGCTTCATGTAGCCCTGCTTTCCAAGCCAAGAATGTTTGTTGCTCAGGGCTCTGCGTTCCTATTGTTCTCAGCTTCTACGGCGTTTGCGCTTAATTAATTCAGCTGGATTTATCATATCATCACATCATATATAGTCCTTGTTCTTCTGTGTCATCGAGACTATAAACAGGACTAGTACGTGTTGCAGAACTATGCATGTGTATCTGTGTGTTTAATCAATTACGTATGTGTTGTACCGTTCTTGTAAGCTATATGAATAAATGCATGTGATGTATGCAACTCTATTCACTTATATGAATGGATTATCCTTGGACTGATACACATCATAAAAAAGTAATAACATATATTAATCTGTAAGCGAGCTGCAGCATTCAAGCAGTCTAGTTCTTCTTAAGCTGCAAAAATCAGGAAAAGAATTAAGGTTATGTTGCAGAACTTAATTTAATCTAATTGGAACGTACACTCAACTCAAACGAAAGGTATGGAAGAACACCTGAAGATAGGATTACGAGGCCTAAATACATGGATATACATAGAAACATAAATGATATTATTCCCCTGCAATACGCAAATACatagttaaactaattaaactcCATACAGAttgttatatatatatgttaatcGAGAAATGGACTAAAAAGAAACAAGTATAATTAATTACCAAACGATACCCCATCCCACACCATTGCAGAAGCAAGGACATTCTTCTGCAAACTTCTCTGCATCACTAGTGTGTTCCCTTCGGGAGATTAAATCACCGTATATATCTGTAGTTTATAAACCCATCACATCAGATCAGATGCTTCACGTCAGCTTTACGTGAAATTGGAAAGGATCAAACCAGTTCATCTGCAATAGCATTAGGATTAAAGGAATAATTTGTCGCCTGTACCTACCAAATACTGAGAACAGACTGTTCATTATACCTGCCAACACGAGACAAAAGTATGAAACGGAATATTGACAGGACTATTAAATCCAGTAAAGAATGGAATAACAATGAACTGAAAATGAATCAAGTTACCAATGAACATAATCATATAACGGAGAATGTGGATTTTTGTTGTTTCTTGCAGTACCCAGATTACAGCAAGAGAAATAATGAACCCTGCAATTCAGTACCTTAGCTTATTAGGCATCTACATTCGAAACAGTATATTGTCATAAAACTAGGAAGCTCGAATATTTGGAACGTACCAATACATAATATACGTAGTGTCCACTGCAGAAGAAGATGTAATCAGTAACCATGCATATTAGCGATAGTTAACACCTTATATATAAACTGAACTATTCTTCAGTAGTAATCAACATATTCGGGACTGAATTTTCCTTTTCCTAACATGTGACAGTGAGCTTCGGACAAGAAATAAGCTTCAGTAGGAAGTCTAGCTAGCATAGATTTTTTCACAACTTCTACATAAAGTTGTAATGAATTAACTCACATTTCGTTCACTTTCATGATTCCATCAGACACTGCAGCACAATGAGTTTAGAGACAGCAACTGAAACAAGAATCTAAATAACATATCTGGAAACTAGCTTAATAGTAATCAAGTTGGGAGACGCTTACATTTTTGGCAACGAAAAGAACGATAAATAGAGCAAGGGCTAAACATCCTGCAGCTATTCTCGCAGTCAAAAGATTTGTTGATGCAAGTATTAAAGCCATTCCCCAGAATGATGAGCCGAGGTCTAAATTAAAACAACAGGAAAAATACTTCAAACAGAACATCATTTAAGAATAATAAAACTGCccaaataataaaacaaatgtCTGAAGCAATACACAACCCAATATGGAAGAAATATGACGAGTTTATTTGGTTAATGAAGCAGTTTTCAGGAGATAATAGTGTAATTACATCCAGCAGGCAAGATAAACCAATAAACGCCACCACGTGTAGTCGTCATCCCACCTTCATTTGCATGTACTTGCATCTCCTCCACCTGTTCAAGAAACCAATTAAAATTTAACCAAAACTTAAGTTACTGCAGAAAAACTTAAGTTGTCTGATCTTGCAGGGAGAAAAGAACTGGACAAACTTTAACCAATTAGAGTGATGTGCTTTACACTTACATGGCCACAAGTAAGTTTGCAAGCAATTGCATGGCTTGCTTCATGAAGAAAAACAGTGACAAGCTTAAAAGGCATCAGCAGTATCGTTCTCCATAGCTGAAAAATCAACATAACAAGAGGCACACACACACTATAAACCCCACTGTAATGCCTTGACAGAACTAAACTTTTTCACATAACGTAACTGAAATTAATACTTGTGCAGACTGTAGTAATTAAACTAATTCTTCATGGAAAACCCTTGAGCTTTATTTAAATTTCAACTAAACTCAAAACCTCGATTTTAATAATCAAGACAGTAAACCACAAACTGTTCTACCTTGCAGAAAATTTCTTCTTTTGCTTACTTATTCC contains:
- the LOC130461345 gene encoding uncharacterized protein translates to MTDHKDERVTYTHPLFKLEPVWYAEPGFIDMVNENLNTDCSSLVPKLSNISKKMSSWAKQNIGNFQKNGRTLSARLKGIQKALETRPTSRHLLELNEELSKELSLIYEQQEAFWMARARSNWIKSGDANTGFFHKSVIIRRRRNKISKLNSDVGMSVEGPDLVPHIVSYFTKLFTSESTISPCEDHHYTNEISIDHPTSIEEVRRAVFQLGALKAPGKDGLHAFFYQQHWGNLWQDTYNFVDSILQNRFFPNSVNDTTISIIPKSEHPETIKQFRPISLCNVNYKIVSKVLVNRIRPHLGDLISPNQNSFLPGRGCEINYIDASEILHSMKTRKGKFGWFVFKIDLEKAYDRLEWNFIRFCLARKGFSKNSCDLIMNCIASPSTSIIVNGQPSPSFKTSRGIRQGDPLSPYIFILCMEYLADLITESATKGDWKPFCVRRNGIPITHLMFADDLILFGDTSNKTLQSIRNVLGNFWEVSGQKMNNAKSKMYFSKHTPQEQKDLFCSALEVQPSPDLGTYLGFPLTDKRPTKNQTEYVCRNIKSKLASWKAKCLSKAGRLVLIKASLTAIANYSMQVLYLPKKTLKTIDQICAKFLWDYEPQTQKTHLVAWLKSCGDMKLGELSIRSAIIMNQVLMAKLCWKFDTTTNLASKLVKDKYIENRPYPTPFHKGSHIWQNVGNGWDLYQKFSAWYIGDGDNINLWHDNWTGKGPLRSLVAGPMNTGEEHKKLSSIISNGKWNIKYLSFILPADLVLWIQAIPLPQFGRDGPYCSLTLGLKFDSKTAYNTIWRNLFPELLPNDKWSYIWKARCPPRIQFFLWLILWKRLPTAFHLASRHIIPNPHYIFCPTAQEDMAHIFLHCPRAQEFLSEVAFKPMINHVNVDFEYWFLENLKNNSTDPNPNTPLPQTLFAFCLWRIWIRRNMWAFQKENKNITPWCQQTMWLSNEFEQSQNTQGPKPHVIAGVAGTFTTNSAKTAEAQEILLAVSWSVNNNWENTTIYSDCKAAVEELNDDQAPTTNLTNLYGKCRALQKSHGSLCVKFQRREQLLEVDYVAKKAKARLSLLDQGVKISPPPILANDISSNNETYFLGACLLHNYAISGCIFASERSGAS
- the LOC110779114 gene encoding uncharacterized protein, with translation MFNYFKLVLLLAFMLASSGPTNAKMIQLAGSSSTEKEAATLTQELIEAQLKSVAASYEKAKMAEFEFLQKMVELRQPRTTSNDGVRGGALKCDAAGASCSPAFQAKNVCCSGLCVPIVLSFYGVCA
- the LOC110804504 gene encoding uncharacterized protein isoform X1, with protein sequence MTNWELKKCCNHQQLIFLTTTAVCAVVILALWRTILLMPFKLVTVFLHEASHAIACKLTCGHVEEMQVHANEGGMTTTRGGVYWFILPAGYLGSSFWGMALILASTNLLTARIAAGCLALALFIVLFVAKNWTLRILCIGFIISLAVIWVLQETTKIHILRYMIMFIGIMNSLFSVFDIYGDLISRREHTSDAEKFAEECPCFCNGVGWGIVWGIISFMFLCISMYLGLVILSSA
- the LOC110804504 gene encoding uncharacterized protein isoform X2 translates to MPFKLVTVFLHEASHAIACKLTCGHVEEMQVHANEGGMTTTRGGVYWFILPAGYLGSSFWGMALILASTNLLTARIAAGCLALALFIVLFVAKNWTLRILCIGFIISLAVIWVLQETTKIHILRYMIMFIGIMNSLFSVFDIYGDLISRREHTSDAEKFAEECPCFCNGVGWGIVWGIISFMFLCISMYLGLVILSSA